A segment of the Vibrio sp. YMD68 genome:
AGTGTGGTCGCTTTAACGTTTTTGCCAGGGTTTGGCTAAAGTGGTGGTTAGTGACTGGATGAGGCGCAGTTAGGTTAAATATGCCACTCGCGTGTGAAGTTTCGAGCAAATACAGAATAGCTCTTATCATATCTGTCATGTGTATCCATGGCATGTACTGTTTACCTGAACCAATCGGCCCACCAAGGCCAAACTTATAAATGGGTAGCATTTTTAATAGTGCACCGCCGGTCGGATGAAGAACGATGCCCGTCCTTATGACACAGACACGTGTATTCTCTGAGCGAGCGCGATGAGCAATGGTTTCCCAACGCTGACATATTTGATGGCTAAATCCGGTTTGATTGACTTGCAATGACTCATCAAAAGGGTGCATTTGTTGATCGCCATAATACCCAACGGCTGAGCCGCTAATAAAAATAGAGGGTGGCGTTGTACTAGCATGAATCAGTTCGACCAGTTTTTCGGTAGTATTCCAACGACTGTGGCAGATCTTCTCTTTTTGAGCTTTTGACCAACGTTTATCTGCGATGGGTTCACCGGCGAGATTAATAATGGCATCAAAATCATTAACATCTTGGAGGTCGTCAAGTGAGGTTAGAAAGGCGATATTTTTATTGCCAATGTGGGAAAGCTTTTTTTTGGCATTGCCGACATCACGAGTCACCACGACTATTTGGTGGGTAATTAAATGTTTGAGTAATTCTCGGCCGATAAAGCCGGTTCCACCTGTAATCAATAGTTTCATTTTTCCTCCTTAACTGATTGAGTATAGTCACAATGTGATGAACGACATAGTTTCAATTTATTTATACGTCCAGGAGATGACAAGGGTACAAAAAAGACGAGTTATATCTCCATTGCGTTAGTTGTATCACACCTCAGGTCAATTACATTTACCATGATTATAAAATGCAGTTTTGTCATGGAGATAGAATGAACGGCTTAACCACATTACTTAAATCAATGTTTGCAAGCTTTAGAGATCTTTTACCGATTATTTTGGTGGTTGTTTTTTTTCAGCTCGTTGTACTTCAAGAACCATTGCCTAATTTGATGTCGATTTTATTTGGACTCGTTCTGATTGTGCTAGGTCTTACTTTTTTTATCTTTGGTTTAGAGATGGGGTTATTTCCTATTGGTGAGTCAATGGCCCAAGCGTTCGCAAGAAAAGGGAGTGTCTTTTGGCTGTTAGCTTTTGCGTTTTGTCTTGGGTTTGGTACGACCGTAGCCGAACCTGCTTTGACGGCGGTTGCCAATGAAGCAGCAGAGGTCGCAGCAGAAGGTGGCATCATATCCAGCGCCATTGAAGAGATCGATTCTTACGCAAATGGGCTTCGCTATACCGTTGCTTTGTCTGTAGGGGTGGCCATATTAGTGGGTGTGTTACGGATTTTAAAAGGGTGGCCAATACAGTACATGATCATCGGTGGGTATATCGGGGTTGTTATACTCACTGGGTTCGCCCCTGATCATATTATCGGTATTGCTTATGATTCTGGTGGTGTTACCACATCAACGATTACTGTCCCTCTGGTGACCGCTTTAGGCGTGGGGTTAGCCTCTGCGATTAAAGGAAGAAACCCAATGATCGATGGATTCGGGTTGATTGCGTTTGCCTCACTACTGCCCATGATGTTTGTCATGGTTTATGGAATGGTGATTGGATGATAACTATTGATCATTTCTTCAGTATTTTCCTTGATACGATTGTGAATGTGATTCCGATTGTGACGATCCTGTTTGGCTTTCAAGTGGCTGTATTACGACGCCCAATCAATAATCTCCCTCATGTATTACTAGGTTTCTTTTATGTCCTACTCGGGCTTTCTCTTTTTCTTATTGGTCTCGATTTAGCGTTGTTTCCATTGGGGGAAACCATGGCGCAGCAACTCACTGCTCCTAAATTTCTTAATGAAGTACGCTTAAGCATTGGCCTGCATCTTTCTTGGATTGATTATTATTGGGTGTACTTGTTTGCGTTTCTTATTGGGTTTAGTACGACCATTGCAGAGCCATCATTAATTGCCGTGGCTATTAAAGCGAACCAAGTCTCCGGTGGGAGCATCAGTGTTAACGGTTTGAGAATTGCCGTTGCCATTGGCGTAGCATTCGGTATTGCTCTGGGAAGCTACAGAATTGTGGTTGGGGACCCCATCCATTACTACATCATAGGCGGTTACATCGTTGTAGTTATTCAAACTTTTTTTGCCCCTAAGTTGATTGTGCCTTTGGCATACGATTCCGGCGGAGTGACGACATCAACTGTTACGGTTCCATTAGTTGCGGCTTTGGGGCTCGGGCTGGCTTCCACGGTACCTGGTCGAAATCCTGTGATTGATGGTTTTGGGCTGATTGCCTTTGCAAGCTTGTTTCCGATTATTTCGGTCATGGCTTATGCGCAAATAACACAAATATTGAACAAAAAAAGCATTAAAGGAGAAGTCTAATGCGCTTTAAACTCATATTGGCATTTGTTGAAGACAGTAAAGTAGACATCGTTCTGGATGCCGCTAGAGAAGCTGGTGCAACAGGCGCCACCGTGATTAATAACGCTCGTGGCGAGGGGCTAAATAAGAAAAAAACCTTCTTTGGTTTGACTTTAGAAGTTCAAAAAGATGTGTTGCTTTTCGTTGTCGAGGAGCACCTGTCTCGGCATATTTTAGAAACGATCAGTGACGTCGGGGAGTTTGATTCAGAGTCTGGTCAAGGTATTGCTGTGCAGATCGATGTGGAAGATGCCGTTGGTGTTGCTCATCAGGTTGAAACGTTAACGAAGGTGGTTGAGGATAAACTATGAAGACACATGAAATAATACAAGTGCGAGATGTCATGGCGAATACCTACGTCATGGTTGATGGGTTAACCACGGTCAATGAAGCGATTGCACTTGCACGCCAGCATAATGTGAAGGCTCTTATCGTAAACAAGCGAAACGAAGAGGATGAGTTTGGCATCATACTGATGAATGACATCGCGAAAAAGGTTCTGGCTAAAAATCGCTCTCCGATGAGAACAAACGTCTACGAAATCATGACTAAACCTGCTCTCTCGGTCGCACCTAATATGAATGTGAAATACTGCGCACGTCTGTTTGAGCGCTTTAAAATCAGTCGAGCGCCAGTTATCGAAAATGGAGAAGTGATAGGTATGGTTAGCTACAATAATATTGTGTTTAATGGCATGGCTATAGATGACGAGCGAGAAAATAGGCTCTAGAATATCGCTGGTCATTAATCAGGAGTATTTTCTGTGGAATTATTTTTTGCCTCCGACTTACACGGAAGCTTGCCAGCAACGAAACGAGTACTTGAACAATTTGAACAGTCAGGTGCTGCAACTTTGATTTTACTCGGTGATACGCTAAATCATGGCCCTAGAAACCCAGTACCAGAAGGTTATGCACCTTCAGAGGTGGCTGTGTTATTAAATCAGTACGCAGATTCAATAATTTCGGTTAGAGGCAATTGTGATAGTGAAGTTGATCAAATGCTATTGGACTTTCCAATGATGACGGACTACACGTGGGTTTTAATGGAGTATGGGCAGAGAATGTTCATTACGCATGGGCACCTTTATAATTCGAATAAACGCCCACCCTTAAAAGAAAATGACATCCTTGTTCATGGGCATACACATATTCCTGTTGCTGAAAAACACGGAGATATCGTTGTATTTAATCCGGGCTCGGCAACTTTCCCTCGAGATGGTTACCCAGCAAGCTTTGGCCGCTTAAGTGACGGAGTACTTCAAGTCGTGAGCTTTGACGGAGAGATTCTTTCACACTATCAAGATTAAAAATATCAACGTCAATAATATTTTTTGTAATCAGAACGATGCAAAACAAAAAAAGGGAGACAGAAGTCTCCCTAATCAGCACAACAGTAACAAGGAACTAGTTAGTAAAAAGAACGGTTGAACCGTGATTCAAACTGGTCAGCAACAGTGTCTGTTTATTGACAATATCAATGCGGCGGCTTTGTCTTGCTTCCATCTTGAACAGTTGTGTAATCAGCTTCAATTGCTCTTCAGTAAAGTCTTTGGTTTGCGCTGAAGAGACATCCTTAAATTCCTTTGGTGATACTAAAAGGTAATTGTCACTGATATCCCATTCACCGGTTTCTGAGATATTGATCATGACGATGTTATCACTTTCTTCAACGATCAAGCGTACCAGTGACACTCGGATGTAAGTCCCGTTTGGTAGGTATTTTACATTGGAATTGACTTCAGCTCGGCGTAATGGGCCAACGGAATCACCGGCGATATGAGATACCTCTGTGATTAATCGAGACTGCCACTCGTGCGAAGTAAGGACTTGCTCAACTTTGAGGTCACTTCCCCAATATAACCAAGCGCTAAACAAAGCAGATATTGCGAGAATAATAGTCGTGATTTTCTGAGTCATGATCTTATTCATTATAAACACACCTTGTTAATATCAGGGTTTTTCCAAACAATACGAACGGTTTTGTTGTTGCTAGACTGCTCAACAGTGTGAATGTAATTGAGTATCACTTGCTCATTTTGACCACCCGTAGCAATAACTTTAATGGGGGTTAACTCGTCTTTATGTTGGTTTAAGTAGCTATTTACACATAGTTCCAGTGATGGAAGCCATTGTGAAAGGTCTGGATGATTGAATGGCGTTATCACCGGGACATCTTGATAAACCGCTAATTCTCTAAATTTAGACTCACTTGGTGTCGTGAAAAGCACCACCATCAATGGCAGAGCCATCGCCAATAGAAGCAGTAATTTAGGCATCAACGTTGAAGGTGTGGTGAGTTTGCCGTTAGGTTCTACACTGAGCGCACTGACTTTATTCTCATTGGCATCAGGAACCTGTTTTGATTCTTCAATCGCTGACGCTGAAACATCAGGTTCTGACATTGGGTTTTCTTCAATGCTAAATGACGTAACTTCTTTTGATGAAGCAAGTACTGTGGTTGCTTTCACGGAGCAGATCAGTTGATAACCGCGCTTAGGAACGGTTTTTACGAATAGCGGTGATTTTGTTGAGTCCTTCAACATTTTTCTCAGCGTAGAGATCGCTTGAGTGAGACTCGAATCATCTACCTCAAAGCCTTGATCTCGCCAAACAAATTCATGCAATTCATGGCGAGTAATCACTTCATTTGGGCGTTCGCACAGCAGTAATAGAATACGGCTTTCATTACTGCCTAAACGCACTAGGTCAGTATCGCTCTCGTTATCTACTAATGAGTTGTTATTTGGGTCAAAAGTAAATCGGTCTGCAAGGATAAACTTTGTGCCTATATTGCTCATTGGACTCTTCTTAATTAGACAAGTTATTAGGGGAAAACAGTGAGTTTGAATGTCAATGACTGAAACATCAAAGTTATGATTTTAGTTTCTTTGATAAGTTTCGACAGTAGGATAAACAAAAATGATAAAAAAAACAGTGTTTTTATGGTTTTTGACCTTGAATTTACAATTGTCATCCTCATGTTAACTATCAATTGCCCCTTAGTGGGTTGTACATAAATGATAAGAGTCACGGAGCTAATATGAGCGAGACGTTAACAAGCAATAAAGAAACACGCGGCTTTCAGTCTGAAGTAAAACAACTACTTCACCTAATGATTCATTCTTTATATTCCAATAAAGAAATCTTTCTAAGAGAGCTTATCTCTAATGCCTCTGATGCTGCAGACAAATTGCGCTTTCAAGCACTATCAGATTCAAATCTGTACGCTGGTGACGCCGATCTAGGGGTTAAGTTATCCTTTGATGTAGCAGCGAACACACTGACGATTTCTGATAATGGTATCGGTATGACTCGTGACGATGTCATTGAGCATTTGGGGACTATTGCCAAATCAGGCACCGCTGATTTCTTCTCTAAATTGTCGGAAGACCAAAGCAAAGATTCACAATTGATCGGTCAATTTGGTGTCGGTTTTTACTCCGCTTTCATCGTGGCAGACGCGGTCACTGTTCGTACTCGCCGTGCTGGTCTTGACTCTGATCAAGCCGTTCAATGGCACTCTGCTGGCGAAGGTGACTACACCATTGAAGATATTACTAAAGAGACTCGCGGCACGGATATTGTTTTACATATGCGTGATGAAGGTAAAGAGTTTCTTTCAGAATGGCGTTTACGTGATGTCATTAGTAAGTACTCTGACCATATCGGAATCCCAGTTTCTATCTTAACCACGGTTAAAGATGAAGAAGGCAAGGACACAGAGGAATCAAAGTGGGAGCAAATCAATAAAGCTCAAGCACTGTGGACTCGCAGTAAATCAGATATTTCTGATGAAGAGTACCAAGAGTTTTACAAGCATGTGTCGCACGACTTTGCCGATTCCTTGCTGTGGAGCCACAACAAAGTAGAAGGTAAAAACGACTATACTAGCTTGTTATATATCCCAGCTAAAGCCCCTTGGGATATGATGAACAGAGACCATAAATCAGGTCTGAAGCTCTACGTTCAACGCGTTTTTATTATGGATGACGCAGAGCAGTTCATGCCGTCTTACTTGCGCTTTACTCGTGGCTTGATTGATTCGAATGATCTACCGTTGAATGTCTCGCGTGAAATTCTACAAGACAACAAAGTGACTCAATCACTGCGTAATGCTTGTACCAAGCGTGTTTTAACAATGCTAGAGCGTCTGGCTAAGAATGACGAAGAAAAATACCAAAGCTTCTGGAAAGAGTTTGGTTTGGTTCTAAAAGAAGGCCCAGCAGAAGATTCAGCCAACAAAGAGAAAATTGCAGGTTTATTGCGTTTTGCTTCAACAGAAGTGGATTCTTCAGATCAAACGATTGGTCTTGCAGCGTATGTTGAGCGCATGAAAGAAGAACAAGATAAGATCTACTACCTCACGGCTGACAGCTATGTTGCGGCGAAGAACAGCCCTCACCTTGAGCAATTTAAAGCGAAAGGCATTGAGGTTATTCTTATGTCGGATCGTATTGATGAGTGGTTGATGAACTACTTAACAGAATTTGATGGTAAGGCGTTCCAGTCAATTACGAAAGCGGGTCTTGATCTTAGCAAATTTGAAGATGAAGCAGAGAAAGAGCAACAAAAAGAGACGGAAGAAGAGTTCAAGTCGGTTGTTGAGCGCACCCAAGCTTACCTTGGCGATCGTGTTAAAGAAGTCCGCACAACGTTTAAGCTTGATAGTACGCCTGCCGTTGTTGTGACGGATGATTTTGAAATGGGTACTCAGATGGCGAAGCTGCTCGAAGCGGCAGGCCAAGAAGCGCCTCAAGTTAAATACATCTTTGAACTGAACCCTCAACACGATCTTGTTAAGCGCATGGCTGATGAAGTCGATGAGCAAGCGTTTGGTGGATGGGTTGAAGTGTT
Coding sequences within it:
- a CDS encoding DUF1538 domain-containing protein; translation: MNGLTTLLKSMFASFRDLLPIILVVVFFQLVVLQEPLPNLMSILFGLVLIVLGLTFFIFGLEMGLFPIGESMAQAFARKGSVFWLLAFAFCLGFGTTVAEPALTAVANEAAEVAAEGGIISSAIEEIDSYANGLRYTVALSVGVAILVGVLRILKGWPIQYMIIGGYIGVVILTGFAPDHIIGIAYDSGGVTTSTITVPLVTALGVGLASAIKGRNPMIDGFGLIAFASLLPMMFVMVYGMVIG
- the yfcE gene encoding phosphodiesterase, whose product is MELFFASDLHGSLPATKRVLEQFEQSGAATLILLGDTLNHGPRNPVPEGYAPSEVAVLLNQYADSIISVRGNCDSEVDQMLLDFPMMTDYTWVLMEYGQRMFITHGHLYNSNKRPPLKENDILVHGHTHIPVAEKHGDIVVFNPGSATFPRDGYPASFGRLSDGVLQVVSFDGEILSHYQD
- the htpG gene encoding molecular chaperone HtpG — translated: MSETLTSNKETRGFQSEVKQLLHLMIHSLYSNKEIFLRELISNASDAADKLRFQALSDSNLYAGDADLGVKLSFDVAANTLTISDNGIGMTRDDVIEHLGTIAKSGTADFFSKLSEDQSKDSQLIGQFGVGFYSAFIVADAVTVRTRRAGLDSDQAVQWHSAGEGDYTIEDITKETRGTDIVLHMRDEGKEFLSEWRLRDVISKYSDHIGIPVSILTTVKDEEGKDTEESKWEQINKAQALWTRSKSDISDEEYQEFYKHVSHDFADSLLWSHNKVEGKNDYTSLLYIPAKAPWDMMNRDHKSGLKLYVQRVFIMDDAEQFMPSYLRFTRGLIDSNDLPLNVSREILQDNKVTQSLRNACTKRVLTMLERLAKNDEEKYQSFWKEFGLVLKEGPAEDSANKEKIAGLLRFASTEVDSSDQTIGLAAYVERMKEEQDKIYYLTADSYVAAKNSPHLEQFKAKGIEVILMSDRIDEWLMNYLTEFDGKAFQSITKAGLDLSKFEDEAEKEQQKETEEEFKSVVERTQAYLGDRVKEVRTTFKLDSTPAVVVTDDFEMGTQMAKLLEAAGQEAPQVKYIFELNPQHDLVKRMADEVDEQAFGGWVEVLLGQAMLAEKGSMEDPSQFVGAINKLLTKV
- a CDS encoding P-II family nitrogen regulator; protein product: MRFKLILAFVEDSKVDIVLDAAREAGATGATVINNARGEGLNKKKTFFGLTLEVQKDVLLFVVEEHLSRHILETISDVGEFDSESGQGIAVQIDVEDAVGVAHQVETLTKVVEDKL
- a CDS encoding TIGR01777 family oxidoreductase; translated protein: MKLLITGGTGFIGRELLKHLITHQIVVVTRDVGNAKKKLSHIGNKNIAFLTSLDDLQDVNDFDAIINLAGEPIADKRWSKAQKEKICHSRWNTTEKLVELIHASTTPPSIFISGSAVGYYGDQQMHPFDESLQVNQTGFSHQICQRWETIAHRARSENTRVCVIRTGIVLHPTGGALLKMLPIYKFGLGGPIGSGKQYMPWIHMTDMIRAILYLLETSHASGIFNLTAPHPVTNHHFSQTLAKTLKRPHFLFTPKPLIKLMLGESASLLLDSTRCKPKKLTELGFHFHYSRIEPAFKNLLQHHN
- a CDS encoding transcriptional regulator, whose protein sequence is MSNIGTKFILADRFTFDPNNNSLVDNESDTDLVRLGSNESRILLLLCERPNEVITRHELHEFVWRDQGFEVDDSSLTQAISTLRKMLKDSTKSPLFVKTVPKRGYQLICSVKATTVLASSKEVTSFSIEENPMSEPDVSASAIEESKQVPDANENKVSALSVEPNGKLTTPSTLMPKLLLLLAMALPLMVVLFTTPSESKFRELAVYQDVPVITPFNHPDLSQWLPSLELCVNSYLNQHKDELTPIKVIATGGQNEQVILNYIHTVEQSSNNKTVRIVWKNPDINKVCL
- a CDS encoding regulatory protein ToxS, which codes for MNKIMTQKITTIILAISALFSAWLYWGSDLKVEQVLTSHEWQSRLITEVSHIAGDSVGPLRRAEVNSNVKYLPNGTYIRVSLVRLIVEESDNIVMINISETGEWDISDNYLLVSPKEFKDVSSAQTKDFTEEQLKLITQLFKMEARQSRRIDIVNKQTLLLTSLNHGSTVLFTN
- a CDS encoding CBS domain-containing protein; the encoded protein is MKTHEIIQVRDVMANTYVMVDGLTTVNEAIALARQHNVKALIVNKRNEEDEFGIILMNDIAKKVLAKNRSPMRTNVYEIMTKPALSVAPNMNVKYCARLFERFKISRAPVIENGEVIGMVSYNNIVFNGMAIDDERENRL
- a CDS encoding DUF1538 domain-containing protein — its product is MITIDHFFSIFLDTIVNVIPIVTILFGFQVAVLRRPINNLPHVLLGFFYVLLGLSLFLIGLDLALFPLGETMAQQLTAPKFLNEVRLSIGLHLSWIDYYWVYLFAFLIGFSTTIAEPSLIAVAIKANQVSGGSISVNGLRIAVAIGVAFGIALGSYRIVVGDPIHYYIIGGYIVVVIQTFFAPKLIVPLAYDSGGVTTSTVTVPLVAALGLGLASTVPGRNPVIDGFGLIAFASLFPIISVMAYAQITQILNKKSIKGEV